The Sciurus carolinensis unplaced genomic scaffold, mSciCar1.2, whole genome shotgun sequence genome has a window encoding:
- the LOC124973661 gene encoding LOW QUALITY PROTEIN: adrenodoxin-like (The sequence of the model RefSeq protein was modified relative to this genomic sequence to represent the inferred CDS: inserted 1 base in 1 codon; deleted 1 base in 1 codon) — MAAEGSGRLLRFASAALGGQLAAXLLLAGPHAGACSRLGNPGPGLGGGPRASQSLSLSVRSSSEDKVTVHFINRDGVTLTTKGKVGDSLLDVVIENNLDIDGFGACEGTLACSTCHLIFEDHIYEKLDTVTDEENDMLDLAYGLTDRSRLGCQICLTKSMDNMTVRVPKAVADARQSIDVGKNS; from the exons ATGGCCGCCGAGGGGAGTGGCCGGCTCCTGCGCTTCGCCTCCGCGGCCCTGGGTGGCCAGCTCGCTG CTCTGCTCCTCGCCGGACCCCACGCGGGAGCCTGCAGCCGGCTGGGGAACCCGGGACCCGGCCTGGGCGGTGGCCCGCGGGCAAGCCAGTCGCTGAGCCTGTCGGTGCGGAGCAGCTCAGAAGATAAGGTAACAGTCCACTTTATAAACAGAGATGGTGTAACATTAACAACCAAAGGAAAAGTCGGTGACTCTCTGCTTGATGTTGTGATTGAAAATAATCTAGATATTGATGGTTTTGGTGCCTGTGAGGGAACCCTGGCTTGCTCTACCTGTCACCTCATCTTTGAAGATCACATATATGAGAAGTTAGACACAGTTACTGATGAGGAAAATGACATGCTTGATCTGGCTTATGGACTCACAGACAGATCACGGTTGGGCTGCCAAATCTGTTTGACCAAATCCATGGACAATATGACTGTTCGA GTACCTAAGGCCGTGGCTGATGCCAGACAATCTATTGACGTTGGCAAGAATTCCTAA